Proteins from a single region of Catenulispora acidiphila DSM 44928:
- a CDS encoding Tex family protein, whose product MAATAASIHLRIAEELGVVDRQVRAAVELLDGGATVPFVARYRKEVTEGLDDAQLRTLEERLRYLREMEERREAILESIRSQGKLDEALEAQILAADSKSRLEDIYLPFKPKRRTKAMIAREAGLEPLADALLADPSLDPAATAAGYVDADKGVADAPAALDGARSILVERFGEDADLIGALRERMWSSGRLTSKVREGKEEAGAKFSDYFSFAEPFTALPSHRILALLRGEKEEVLDLTFDPEPEDAEPGAPVTQSGYEVRIAKNFAIPSPTAAGAGVKWLNDTVRWAWRTRILVRLAVDVRMQLWTLAEDEAVRVFAANLRDLLLAAPAGTRATMGLDPGYRTGVKVAVVDATGKVVATDVIYPHVPQNKWNEALAKLASLVKVHKVELIAFGNGTASRETDKLAQELVANLPDLKLTKIMVSEAGASVYSASAFASQELPNMDVSLRGAVSIARRLQDPLAELVKIDPKSIGVGQYQHDLAEGKLSRSLDAVVEDCVNAVGVDVNTASAPLLTRVSGIGSSLADNIVAHRDANGPFATRSAIKGVPRLGAKAFEQCAGFLRIPGGDDPLDASSVHPEAYPVVRRILASTGSGIKELIGDTKTLRALRPAEFADDTFGVPTVTDILAELEKPGRDPRPAFKTATFKEGVEKIGDLQPGMILEGVVTNVAAFGAFVDVGVHQDGLVHISALSKTFVKDPRDVVKPGDVVRVKVLDVDAVRKRIALTLRLDDEAGAGGSGGSGGPGRQRQSGENSGGGRGRDGRGGGGGGERRGGQGGQGSGGGNAGNGGGDRRGGGGGGNSGGGNSGGGGGRGGDRRGGTSEPQGALADALRRAGLA is encoded by the coding sequence GTGGCAGCGACAGCAGCGTCCATCCACTTGCGCATCGCCGAGGAGCTCGGCGTCGTCGACCGGCAGGTCCGGGCGGCCGTCGAGCTCCTGGACGGCGGGGCGACCGTGCCTTTCGTCGCGCGGTATCGCAAGGAGGTGACCGAGGGGCTGGATGACGCGCAGCTGCGCACGCTGGAGGAGCGGCTGCGCTACCTGCGCGAGATGGAGGAGCGCCGGGAGGCGATCCTGGAGTCCATCCGCAGCCAGGGCAAGCTCGATGAGGCGCTGGAGGCGCAGATCCTCGCCGCGGATTCCAAGTCCCGGCTGGAGGACATCTACCTGCCCTTCAAGCCCAAGCGGCGGACCAAGGCGATGATCGCGCGCGAGGCCGGGCTGGAGCCGCTGGCCGACGCGCTGCTCGCGGACCCGAGCCTGGATCCGGCTGCCACCGCCGCGGGATACGTGGACGCCGACAAGGGCGTCGCGGATGCCCCGGCCGCGCTGGACGGCGCGCGCTCGATCCTGGTCGAGCGGTTCGGCGAGGACGCCGACCTGATCGGCGCGCTGCGCGAGCGGATGTGGTCCTCCGGCCGGCTGACCTCCAAGGTCCGCGAGGGCAAGGAGGAGGCGGGCGCGAAGTTCTCCGACTACTTCTCCTTCGCAGAGCCCTTCACCGCGCTGCCCTCGCACCGCATCCTGGCGCTGCTGCGCGGGGAGAAGGAGGAGGTCCTGGACCTCACCTTCGATCCCGAGCCCGAGGACGCCGAGCCCGGCGCGCCGGTGACGCAGAGCGGGTACGAGGTCCGCATCGCCAAGAACTTCGCCATCCCCTCGCCGACCGCGGCCGGCGCCGGCGTGAAGTGGCTGAACGACACCGTGCGCTGGGCCTGGCGCACGCGCATCCTGGTGCGCCTGGCCGTGGACGTCCGCATGCAGCTGTGGACGCTCGCCGAGGACGAGGCGGTCCGGGTCTTCGCCGCGAACCTGCGCGACCTGCTGTTGGCCGCCCCCGCCGGTACCCGCGCCACGATGGGCCTGGACCCCGGTTACCGCACCGGCGTGAAGGTCGCGGTCGTCGACGCCACCGGCAAGGTCGTGGCCACCGACGTGATCTACCCGCACGTTCCGCAGAACAAGTGGAACGAGGCGCTGGCCAAGCTCGCCTCGCTGGTCAAGGTCCACAAGGTCGAGCTGATCGCGTTCGGCAACGGCACGGCCTCCCGCGAGACCGACAAGCTGGCCCAGGAACTGGTCGCCAACCTGCCGGACCTGAAGCTGACGAAGATCATGGTCTCCGAGGCCGGCGCCTCGGTGTACTCGGCCTCGGCCTTCGCCTCCCAGGAACTGCCGAACATGGACGTCTCGCTGCGCGGCGCGGTCTCGATCGCCCGCCGCCTGCAGGACCCGCTGGCCGAGCTGGTGAAGATCGACCCGAAGTCCATCGGCGTCGGGCAGTACCAGCACGACCTCGCCGAGGGGAAGCTCTCGCGCTCCCTGGACGCCGTGGTCGAGGACTGCGTGAACGCCGTCGGCGTGGACGTGAACACCGCCTCGGCGCCGCTGCTGACCCGGGTGTCGGGCATCGGCTCGTCCCTGGCGGACAACATCGTGGCCCACCGCGACGCCAACGGCCCGTTCGCCACCCGCAGCGCCATCAAGGGCGTCCCGCGCCTGGGCGCCAAGGCCTTCGAGCAGTGCGCGGGCTTCCTGCGCATCCCCGGCGGCGACGACCCGCTGGACGCCTCCTCGGTCCACCCCGAGGCCTACCCGGTGGTGCGCCGCATCCTGGCGAGCACCGGCAGCGGTATCAAGGAGCTGATCGGCGACACCAAGACCCTGCGGGCCCTGCGCCCGGCGGAGTTCGCCGACGACACCTTCGGCGTCCCGACCGTCACCGACATCCTGGCCGAGCTGGAGAAGCCCGGCCGCGACCCGCGCCCCGCCTTCAAGACCGCGACCTTCAAGGAGGGCGTGGAGAAGATCGGCGACCTGCAGCCCGGCATGATCCTGGAGGGCGTGGTCACCAACGTCGCGGCCTTCGGCGCCTTCGTCGACGTCGGCGTCCACCAGGACGGCCTGGTCCACATCTCGGCGCTGTCGAAGACGTTCGTCAAGGACCCGCGCGACGTGGTGAAGCCCGGCGACGTGGTCCGCGTGAAGGTGCTGGACGTGGACGCGGTGCGCAAACGGATCGCGCTGACCCTGCGGCTGGACGACGAGGCCGGTGCCGGCGGCTCGGGCGGCTCCGGCGGTCCCGGACGCCAGCGGCAGTCGGGCGAGAACAGCGGTGGCGGTCGCGGGCGCGATGGGCGCGGCGGCGGTGGCGGCGGTGAGCGGCGCGGCGGTCAGGGCGGCCAGGGCAGTGGCGGCGGCAACGCCGGCAACGGCGGCGGCGACCGGCGTGGTGGCGGCGGCGGTGGAAACAGCGGTGGCGGCAACAGCGGCGGTGGCGGCGGCCGGGGCGGCGACCGACGCGGTGGCACCAGCGAGCCGCAGGGCGCGCTGGCCGATGCGCTGCGGCGCGCCGGGCTCGCCTAG
- a CDS encoding site-2 protease family protein: MARNNLRLLQPGEYRPDWSQAARGGGISPIFLALIAGFAASGFALYKGYGSDRAGVFIFVLCGWLISLCLHEFMHAAAAYWAGDHTVAGKGYLRLDPRVYGHPVLTFVLPLFFLLVGGLPLPGGAVAIESHRLRGKWKDSLVSAAGPAVNVVFSIVLLAVLDGFGPPWIFSPTSPDHAALWSALTFLAYIQIASAILNLLPIPGLDGYGIIEPFLSADWRRMAAQIAPYGILIVFVLLYALGPDKNFIANWAHDILEPRSPVNGEYFGYNLFKFWGSFNGG; encoded by the coding sequence ATGGCCCGCAACAACCTGCGCCTGCTCCAGCCCGGCGAGTACCGCCCCGACTGGTCGCAGGCGGCTCGCGGCGGCGGTATCTCACCGATCTTCCTGGCCCTGATAGCCGGCTTCGCGGCCAGCGGCTTCGCGCTCTACAAGGGCTATGGCAGCGACCGCGCGGGCGTGTTCATCTTCGTGCTCTGCGGCTGGCTGATATCGCTGTGCCTGCACGAGTTCATGCACGCCGCGGCCGCCTACTGGGCCGGCGACCACACGGTGGCCGGCAAGGGCTACCTGCGCCTGGACCCGCGCGTCTACGGACACCCGGTCCTGACCTTCGTGCTGCCGCTGTTCTTCCTGCTCGTCGGCGGGCTGCCGCTGCCCGGCGGCGCGGTGGCGATCGAGTCGCACCGCTTGCGCGGGAAGTGGAAGGACTCGCTGGTCTCGGCGGCGGGTCCGGCGGTGAACGTGGTCTTCTCGATCGTGCTGCTCGCGGTGCTGGACGGCTTCGGCCCGCCGTGGATCTTCTCCCCCACGTCTCCGGACCACGCCGCACTCTGGTCGGCGCTGACGTTCCTGGCGTACATCCAGATCGCGAGCGCGATCCTGAACCTGCTGCCGATCCCCGGGCTCGACGGCTACGGCATCATCGAGCCCTTCCTGAGCGCCGACTGGCGCCGCATGGCGGCGCAGATCGCGCCGTACGGGATCCTGATCGTGTTCGTGCTGCTGTACGCGCTGGGTCCGGACAAGAACTTCATCGCGAACTGGGCGCACGACATCCTGGAGCCGCGGTCGCCGGTGAACGGGGAGTACTTCGGATACAACCTGTTCAAGTTCTGGGGCAGCTTCAACGGCGGGTAG
- a CDS encoding DEAD/DEAH box helicase: protein MTLTDRLPATDDPDDLFDAFSAWAGEQGITLYPAQEEALLEVVTGANLILSTPTGSGKSLVAAGAHFAALARYREDPTQRTFYTAPIKALVSEKFFALCAMFGADKVGMLTGDASVNPNAPIICCTAEVLANHALRDGTEADVGQVVMDEFHFYAEPDRGWAWQVPILELPKAQFVLMSATLGDVSRFEKDLTRRTGRPTAVVSSGQRPVPLYYSYSETPLHETLEELLQTNQAPIYVVHFTQAAAIERAQALMSVNVCTKEEKAKIADMIGNFRFTAGFGKTLSRLVRHGIGVHHAGMLPKYRRLVELLAQAGLLKVICGTDTLGVGINVPIRTVLFTGLTKYDGVRTRQLKAREFHQIAGRAGRAGYDSAGYVVAQAPEHEVENAKRVSKAGGDKKKLSRVVRVKAPEGFVSWGKPSFERMVAAEPEPLTSSFQVSHAMLLNVISRPGDSFDAMRHLLEDNHEDRKSQLKLIRKAIAIYRALLAAGIVEQLDAPDEQGRIVRLTKDLQFDFALNQPLSPFALATLELLEPESPTYALDVLSVIESTLDNPRQVLSAQQNKARGEAVAQMKADGIEYEERMELLENVGYPKPLQELLEAAYDVYKRSSPWVADYEVAPKSVARDMFERAMTFAEYVSFYTLPRSEGLLLRYLADAFKALKHTVPEEMRNDEVDDLIEWLGEMVRQVDSSLLDEWEELVNPGEEAPAISPHNFDERPPPVTANARAFRVMVRNELFHRVELFALRKYNDLGELDAASGWDSEKWYYAIEDYFEVHDMLGTDSNARGPKLLIIDEKPEGQPGKWLVRQIFDDPEGDHDWGISAEVDLAASDEAGTAVVVVTDVNQL from the coding sequence ATGACCCTCACCGATCGCCTGCCCGCCACCGACGACCCCGACGACCTCTTCGACGCCTTCAGCGCCTGGGCCGGCGAGCAGGGGATCACCCTCTATCCGGCGCAGGAGGAAGCGCTGCTGGAGGTGGTCACCGGGGCGAACCTGATCCTGTCCACCCCGACCGGCTCCGGCAAGTCGCTGGTCGCCGCCGGCGCGCACTTCGCCGCCCTGGCGCGCTACCGGGAGGACCCGACGCAGCGCACCTTCTACACCGCGCCGATCAAGGCGCTGGTGAGCGAGAAGTTCTTCGCGCTGTGCGCCATGTTCGGAGCGGACAAGGTGGGCATGCTCACCGGCGACGCCAGCGTGAACCCGAACGCGCCGATCATCTGCTGCACCGCCGAGGTGCTGGCCAACCACGCGCTGCGCGACGGCACCGAGGCCGACGTCGGCCAGGTGGTGATGGACGAGTTCCACTTCTACGCCGAGCCGGACCGCGGCTGGGCCTGGCAGGTGCCGATCCTGGAGCTGCCGAAGGCGCAGTTCGTGCTGATGTCGGCCACCCTCGGCGACGTCAGCCGCTTCGAGAAGGACCTCACCCGCCGCACCGGCCGCCCGACCGCGGTGGTCTCCTCCGGGCAGCGCCCCGTGCCGCTGTACTACTCCTACTCCGAGACGCCGCTGCACGAGACGCTGGAAGAGCTCCTGCAGACCAACCAGGCGCCGATCTACGTCGTGCACTTCACGCAGGCCGCGGCCATCGAGCGCGCGCAGGCCCTGATGAGCGTCAACGTGTGCACCAAGGAGGAGAAGGCGAAGATCGCCGACATGATCGGCAACTTCCGCTTCACCGCCGGCTTCGGCAAGACGCTCTCGCGGCTGGTCCGGCACGGCATCGGCGTCCACCACGCCGGCATGCTGCCGAAGTACCGCCGGCTGGTGGAGCTGCTGGCGCAGGCCGGGCTGCTGAAGGTGATCTGCGGCACCGACACCCTCGGCGTCGGCATCAACGTGCCGATCCGCACCGTGCTGTTCACCGGGCTGACCAAGTACGACGGCGTGCGGACCCGCCAGCTCAAGGCGCGCGAGTTCCACCAGATCGCCGGGCGCGCCGGCCGGGCCGGGTACGACAGCGCCGGCTACGTCGTGGCGCAGGCGCCCGAGCACGAGGTGGAGAACGCCAAGCGCGTGTCCAAGGCCGGCGGGGACAAGAAGAAGCTCTCGCGCGTGGTCCGGGTCAAGGCGCCGGAGGGCTTCGTCTCCTGGGGCAAGCCGAGCTTCGAGCGCATGGTCGCCGCCGAGCCGGAGCCGCTGACCTCCAGTTTCCAGGTCAGCCACGCGATGCTGCTGAACGTCATCAGCCGCCCCGGCGACTCCTTCGACGCCATGCGGCACCTGCTGGAGGACAACCACGAGGACCGCAAGTCCCAGCTGAAGCTGATCCGCAAGGCGATCGCCATCTACCGCGCGCTTCTCGCCGCCGGGATCGTCGAGCAGCTGGACGCCCCCGACGAGCAGGGCCGGATCGTGCGGCTGACCAAGGACCTGCAGTTCGACTTCGCCCTGAACCAGCCGCTGTCGCCGTTCGCGCTGGCGACGCTGGAGCTGCTGGAGCCGGAGTCGCCGACCTACGCGCTGGACGTCCTGTCGGTCATCGAGTCGACGCTGGACAATCCGCGCCAGGTGCTGTCCGCGCAGCAGAACAAGGCGCGCGGCGAGGCGGTCGCGCAGATGAAGGCGGACGGGATCGAGTACGAGGAGCGCATGGAGCTCCTGGAGAACGTCGGATATCCCAAGCCGTTGCAGGAGCTCCTTGAGGCGGCGTACGACGTCTACAAGCGCAGTTCCCCTTGGGTCGCTGACTACGAGGTCGCCCCGAAGTCCGTCGCGCGGGACATGTTCGAGCGCGCCATGACCTTCGCGGAGTACGTGAGCTTCTATACGCTCCCGCGCTCGGAAGGGCTCCTGCTGCGCTACCTCGCCGACGCCTTCAAGGCGCTCAAGCACACCGTGCCCGAGGAGATGCGCAACGACGAGGTCGACGACCTCATCGAGTGGCTCGGCGAGATGGTGCGCCAGGTCGACTCCTCTCTGCTCGACGAGTGGGAGGAGCTGGTCAACCCTGGGGAGGAGGCGCCCGCGATCTCCCCGCACAACTTCGACGAGCGCCCGCCGCCGGTCACCGCGAACGCCCGCGCCTTCCGCGTCATGGTCCGCAACGAGCTGTTCCACCGCGTCGAGCTGTTCGCGCTGCGGAAGTACAACGACCTCGGCGAGCTGGACGCGGCCTCGGGCTGGGATTCCGAGAAGTGGTACTACGCGATCGAGGACTACTTCGAGGTCCACGACATGCTCGGTACCGACTCGAACGCGCGCGGCCCGAAGCTGCTCATCATCGACGAGAAGCCCGAGGGACAGCCCGGCAAGTGGCTCGTCCGTCAGATCTTCGACGACCCCGAGGGCGACCACGACTGGGGGATCAGCGCCGAGGTGGACCTGGCGGCGAGCGACGAGGCGGGGACCGCCGTGGTGGTCGTCACCGACGTGAACCAGCTGTGA
- a CDS encoding HIT family protein, translating into MTMPDSPDDPNQAAGLEAQDGAGEPDGFRRLWTPHRMAYIKGENKPTGPEAGEDPFCRIPSLSDEDGLVVARGELVYAVLNLYPYNGGHLMVVPYRHVADYTDLTVPETAELADFTKRAMRAVRAASGAQGFNIGMNQGDVAGAGIAAHLHQHVVPRWGGDTNFMPVVGHTKVLPQLLGETRKLLADEWPVD; encoded by the coding sequence ATGACCATGCCCGATTCGCCCGACGACCCGAACCAGGCGGCCGGCCTTGAGGCGCAGGACGGGGCGGGGGAGCCCGATGGCTTCCGGCGGCTGTGGACGCCGCACCGCATGGCGTACATCAAAGGCGAGAACAAGCCCACCGGTCCGGAGGCGGGGGAGGACCCGTTCTGCCGCATCCCGTCGCTGAGCGACGAGGACGGGCTGGTCGTCGCGCGCGGGGAGCTGGTCTACGCGGTGCTGAACCTGTACCCCTACAACGGCGGCCACCTGATGGTGGTCCCCTACCGCCACGTCGCGGACTACACGGACCTGACCGTCCCGGAGACCGCCGAGCTCGCCGACTTCACCAAGCGCGCGATGCGGGCGGTCCGCGCCGCCTCCGGCGCCCAGGGCTTCAACATCGGCATGAACCAGGGCGACGTCGCAGGTGCGGGCATCGCCGCACACCTGCACCAGCACGTGGTCCCGCGCTGGGGCGGGGACACCAATTTCATGCCGGTCGTCGGCCACACGAAGGTCCTGCCGCAGCTGCTGGGGGAAACCCGCAAGCTGTTGGCGGACGAGTGGCCCGTAGACTGA
- a CDS encoding thiol-disulfide oxidoreductase DCC family protein yields MNEGSFPKPVLIFDGDCAFCTRSVNVFKRLPIDAEVTAYQFTNLELYGTTEERATHEVLWVDPTGRIYGGAQAIARLLVSAGGIYAAAGWALRTPPIRWIAAAGYRLIANNRQRMPGGTAACALPPAARSGVSG; encoded by the coding sequence ATGAACGAGGGCAGCTTCCCCAAGCCGGTTCTGATCTTCGACGGAGACTGTGCATTCTGCACGCGCTCGGTCAACGTCTTCAAGCGCCTCCCCATCGACGCGGAGGTGACGGCTTACCAGTTCACAAATCTCGAGTTGTACGGCACAACCGAGGAGCGGGCCACACATGAGGTCTTGTGGGTGGACCCGACAGGCCGGATCTACGGAGGCGCGCAGGCTATTGCGCGCCTTTTGGTTTCAGCGGGCGGCATCTACGCCGCGGCCGGGTGGGCCCTGCGCACCCCGCCGATCCGCTGGATCGCGGCGGCCGGGTACCGCTTGATCGCGAACAACCGGCAGCGGATGCCTGGCGGCACCGCTGCCTGCGCGCTGCCGCCGGCGGCGCGCAGCGGTGTCTCGGGCTGA
- a CDS encoding polymorphic toxin-type HINT domain-containing protein, whose amino-acid sequence MATFAIGGRLRRSVAAVATAALGLAAFVAPTTAQAQAAAGPGSAAQHPASALGRSGFAMADPAPPPALPAPLDSSGPAQVQALEQQYQTDAQNDQQKYDQLAAEKGTLEQRAGDVQNRESSLETQATNLEDQSNALNSQAETLNSEIDAHNAEPHTFELPDEEAEYAAYNEEKANLDEQKANLQNQIDALTAQSKKLQSDQAQADADQTQLETDVQTHNDAVSALEGDVGKLEAERQQILTQIDSLLQDYAGAEPGGEGAPLAAEGGDESEPAAAAAPSPGARALPSGGGDQSAPPRSTYAPVQNAPSGSGSGQAQAQAAPAPAPTQTPVTVTLAPSTVSGLPASEAENLQPSETFDGLIPEANGDYAAEEIQPPAGESVPPAQKAFDNVVNKGGKASTRIGGRPATIDKIVPEAAAPAENQGGDTPRPAKAAAPPARSSWVPAVNQPNPANGPPVSIDALKSLLDQQGLGSDADQFDLEYSPTVLGQDGEPAYAVAPTDAAGNPELGAEGKPILRFSNLGLQNPEVAQDAFENEGLDVEPAQDDSPCPHSFSGATRVLMADGSTKAIAEVGVGDLVENAEPGGRAEVHRVDQVHTTTTDAAFVDVVVASAAPGGGGTLTGTANHPYYDATAGGFVDAGALRAGDRLQSAGGGQATVSGVHARFGPLVTYDLTIDGLHTYFVVAGSAPVLVHNCDGDLLDIAKDSATRASGYQKLAGSDWEVKNKTTSVIRARFPSGDPKNPWVYKNVVSSSGSGLSPAQISAIEANGDVAVTDNLEGFTHAEYNGLRYIDSMGGQPIAGGASRSVCTTICGPFIRGTDGNISGPVYQLEHGTKIRTFYWPGSTPG is encoded by the coding sequence GTGGCGACCTTCGCGATCGGCGGCCGGCTGCGCCGCTCCGTAGCGGCGGTGGCGACCGCCGCACTGGGCCTCGCGGCGTTCGTCGCACCGACCACAGCGCAGGCACAGGCCGCCGCCGGACCGGGGAGCGCGGCTCAGCATCCTGCCTCAGCCCTCGGCAGGTCGGGCTTCGCCATGGCCGACCCCGCGCCGCCGCCCGCGCTGCCGGCGCCTCTGGACTCCTCGGGTCCGGCGCAGGTCCAGGCGCTGGAGCAGCAGTACCAGACCGACGCCCAGAACGACCAGCAGAAGTACGACCAGCTCGCCGCCGAGAAGGGCACGCTGGAGCAGCGCGCCGGGGACGTGCAGAACCGCGAGAGCTCGCTGGAGACGCAGGCCACGAACCTGGAGGACCAGAGCAACGCGCTCAACAGCCAAGCGGAGACCCTCAACAGCGAGATCGACGCGCACAACGCCGAACCGCACACCTTCGAGCTCCCGGACGAAGAGGCGGAGTACGCGGCCTACAACGAGGAGAAGGCCAACCTCGACGAGCAGAAAGCGAACCTGCAGAACCAGATCGACGCGCTGACCGCGCAAAGCAAAAAGCTGCAGAGCGACCAGGCGCAGGCCGACGCCGACCAGACGCAGCTCGAGACGGACGTCCAGACCCACAACGACGCCGTCTCGGCGCTGGAGGGCGACGTCGGGAAGCTCGAAGCCGAACGCCAGCAGATCCTCACCCAGATCGACAGCCTGCTGCAGGACTACGCCGGCGCCGAGCCGGGCGGCGAGGGCGCCCCGCTCGCCGCCGAGGGCGGCGACGAATCCGAACCGGCGGCCGCCGCCGCACCCTCCCCGGGAGCCCGGGCCCTGCCCAGCGGAGGCGGCGACCAGTCCGCACCGCCGCGCAGCACCTACGCACCGGTCCAGAACGCACCGTCCGGCTCGGGATCGGGCCAGGCCCAGGCTCAGGCCGCGCCGGCGCCCGCCCCGACCCAGACCCCGGTGACCGTGACGCTCGCGCCGTCCACGGTGTCCGGCCTGCCCGCGAGCGAAGCCGAGAACCTGCAGCCCAGCGAGACCTTCGACGGGCTGATCCCCGAGGCGAACGGCGACTACGCCGCCGAGGAGATCCAGCCGCCCGCGGGCGAGTCCGTACCGCCGGCGCAGAAGGCGTTCGACAACGTCGTCAACAAGGGCGGCAAGGCCTCCACCCGGATCGGCGGCCGACCGGCGACCATCGACAAGATCGTGCCGGAGGCCGCCGCCCCGGCCGAGAACCAGGGCGGGGACACACCGCGCCCGGCGAAGGCGGCGGCGCCACCGGCGCGGTCGAGCTGGGTCCCGGCCGTGAACCAGCCCAACCCGGCGAACGGTCCGCCGGTCAGCATCGACGCGCTGAAGTCGCTGCTGGACCAGCAGGGCCTGGGATCGGACGCGGACCAGTTCGACCTCGAATACTCGCCGACCGTCCTGGGCCAGGACGGCGAACCCGCCTACGCGGTCGCGCCGACGGACGCGGCGGGGAACCCCGAACTCGGCGCCGAGGGCAAGCCGATCCTCCGGTTCTCCAACCTCGGCCTGCAGAACCCCGAAGTGGCGCAGGACGCCTTCGAGAACGAGGGTCTGGACGTCGAGCCGGCCCAGGACGACTCCCCGTGTCCGCACAGCTTCTCCGGTGCCACCAGGGTCCTGATGGCCGACGGGTCCACGAAGGCGATCGCGGAGGTCGGGGTCGGCGACCTGGTCGAGAACGCCGAGCCGGGCGGCCGCGCCGAGGTCCACCGGGTGGACCAGGTCCACACGACCACCACGGACGCCGCCTTCGTCGACGTGGTCGTGGCCTCGGCCGCACCGGGCGGCGGCGGAACGCTCACCGGCACCGCGAACCACCCCTACTACGACGCCACCGCCGGCGGGTTCGTCGACGCCGGAGCACTGCGCGCCGGCGACCGGCTCCAGAGCGCCGGCGGCGGGCAGGCGACGGTCAGCGGGGTCCACGCGCGGTTCGGCCCGCTCGTCACCTACGACCTGACGATCGACGGACTGCACACGTACTTCGTCGTCGCCGGCAGTGCACCAGTCCTCGTTCACAACTGTGACGGGGACCTGCTGGACATCGCCAAGGACTCCGCGACCCGCGCGAGCGGCTATCAGAAGCTCGCCGGCAGCGACTGGGAGGTCAAGAACAAGACCACCTCGGTGATCCGGGCGAGGTTCCCCAGCGGAGACCCGAAGAATCCCTGGGTCTACAAAAACGTCGTGTCGAGCAGCGGCTCCGGCTTGTCGCCCGCGCAGATCAGCGCCATCGAAGCCAACGGCGATGTCGCGGTCACGGATAACCTGGAAGGCTTCACCCACGCCGAGTACAATGGCCTGCGATATATCGACAGCATGGGCGGCCAACCGATAGCGGGCGGCGCGTCCAGAAGCGTGTGCACCACCATCTGCGGCCCATTCATCAGAGGGACCGACGGCAACATATCCGGCCCGGTCTATCAGCTTGAGCACGGAACAAAGATAAGGACGTTCTATTGGCCGGGATCGACGCCGGGGTAG
- a CDS encoding sensor domain-containing protein has product MARKSSASQPTMQLNVVEPQPQPQPARTGRSKKVRLIVALVVLVLITGGGVAWALWPKSKAAPAAASPLHVVPGTVQAAVLTPDEVSKTVGTTVIAGPVVNQPPAALKADPSSCAVAVGPATASGYTKGWTVFLSTTYEDSAGAGDYTVTQTVGVYGSADQASSMFGKLTDGVKNCPSATRTDPKQSPVKWKYTVGKTTADTLAWSAAQDAGGGWACYRQAELKGKDVVQVAICESGDGKAAAGKVADQFAARVSG; this is encoded by the coding sequence GTGGCGCGCAAATCCTCGGCGAGTCAGCCGACGATGCAACTGAACGTGGTGGAACCTCAGCCGCAGCCTCAGCCGGCGCGAACGGGACGGTCGAAGAAGGTGCGGCTGATCGTCGCGCTGGTGGTCCTGGTCCTGATCACCGGCGGCGGCGTGGCCTGGGCGCTGTGGCCCAAGAGCAAGGCGGCGCCCGCGGCTGCCAGTCCGCTGCACGTCGTGCCCGGCACCGTGCAGGCCGCGGTGCTCACCCCGGACGAGGTCAGCAAGACGGTCGGGACCACCGTGATCGCCGGTCCCGTGGTCAACCAGCCGCCGGCGGCGCTGAAGGCCGATCCCTCGTCGTGCGCGGTGGCCGTGGGTCCGGCGACGGCGTCCGGCTACACGAAGGGCTGGACGGTCTTCCTGTCCACGACTTATGAGGACTCCGCGGGAGCCGGCGACTACACCGTGACCCAGACCGTCGGCGTCTACGGCAGCGCCGATCAGGCCTCGAGCATGTTCGGCAAGCTCACCGACGGCGTGAAGAACTGCCCGTCGGCGACGCGCACCGATCCGAAGCAGAGCCCGGTGAAGTGGAAATACACCGTCGGCAAGACCACCGCGGACACCCTGGCCTGGAGCGCGGCCCAGGACGCCGGCGGCGGCTGGGCTTGCTACCGGCAGGCCGAGCTCAAGGGCAAGGACGTGGTGCAGGTCGCGATCTGCGAGAGCGGGGACGGGAAGGCGGCGGCCGGCAAGGTCGCCGACCAGTTCGCGGCCCGGGTGAGCGGGTAG